caagccaagtttatgcaatctgtccttgtaatttaatcctttaagccctgatatcattctggtgattctgCATGGTAcccccaccaaggccaatatatccttcctgaggtgcattgCCCAAAACTCAACAtagtacttcagatggggtctgaccaaggctgtgtagaactgaagcacaacttccttccctttgtattccagcctctgaGAAAAATGCCAACCTTCCATTGacctttttaattgctttctgtacctgtctactagcttttaatgaaTTGTCTATTTGgtctcctaaatctctttggtcctctacagttcctagtttctcaccatttagaaaatactccgatttatctttcttggatccaaagtgaatgacctcacacttgcccacattgaactcccatctgccatagttttgcccactcacttaatctctgTGTCCCTCTGCAACTTCCTACTCCCAgttgcactacttactgtccatCCTAACTTTGTTATGTgtgaacttggatatacaactctataccttcatccaagtcattaataaatatggtgaaaagttgaggcgtAGGAACagatctctggggaacaccacttgtcccatcctgccaatcagagtacatgccatttatccccactcttgTCTCCtaccaaccaatttccaacccaagtcaaaaggttatCTTGTATTCCGTGCCTTCTTAGCCATCCGCCTTAGCATGCCACTAAACCTAATGTAAAAGAAGCTTCGGGGAACTGGCTTGCTACTTTAAATATTCCACTAGCAGGTAAATTGTCTTTTACTATTTCTAATTTCATAAATGTACCAATTCTCAGGATTGTACCTTACTGTGACATGATATTTTGAGCACTATTTTggatttatataacgtctttcatgtcctcaggatgtctcaaagcatttcacaaccaatgagatactttgaagtgaagtcactgttgttgtgtaggcaaGTGTAGCAGCCAATCTGtatactgcaaggtcccacaaacaacaacaatattactaaaaaaaatttctcgctcCATCTGAGGACACTGACTTTTGCTTGGGTACAGTTACTGGCAGCTTGGTTCAATGATAGTACTTTTGCCTCTTGAGTTGGAAAGTTATGGTTCAAGTCCtgctgcaggacttgagcacatgatctaggccgaTCATTCACTGGAGTACTGAGGAAATTCTTCATtgtaggaggtgccatctttgaacaatgtgttaaactgaggcctctccTGCCTGTTAAGGTGAACACAAGATTCCATGTAACTATTCGAAGATTAGTAGGGAAGTTGTCttgatatcctggccaacatttatccttcaacaaacaccaccaaaacagattaactggccattcatctcattgttgtttgttggaccttgcagtATACAGATTGGCTGCTACACttgcctacacaacaacagtgacttcacttcaaagtaTCTCATtagttgtgaaatgctttgagacatcctgaggacatgaaagactttatataaatgcaagttctatctctTTGATATCTCACCCAGATATTCATTCTTCTCTGAGCCAAGATGGTGAATGCcagaggctatttgaccatgaaggGCATTGCAGTTGAGCTTGGTTCTGATTTCAATGGTAGCCACACACAATTTGGACCCTTGAGGGAACATCCTTGAGCAAAAGGGATGAGAGAAATTAGTGTGTAGCAGCCAGTAGCAGAAACtctagctgattttttttctcccccccccccccccccctccctagcccaaagGGTTGAGGCCAAATGTAGTGCCTCAGttgttgccctggctgagatcagctaactcagcacagggtaGGAATCAAACCTGGACCTTTTGGTCCGTATGGCTTAGTGCTCTACCAGCATTAGTGCCTTTACTGACTAGGCCACCGGGGCAGCTTATGTAATGCTATTTGTGTAGATTTAGATTAGGAAACTTTTAAATGTCTAATGCCTAACGGAATTGAATTCATTGTCAGACCAACAATGGACAATTAGCTACTGTATGTAAATATGACTCTTGTGATAATTAGGACTACCTAGACAGAGTCCTGTGCATGTTTACTGTAAGTATGCACATATCACTGATACAATTTATCCTATAGAaactattttagtatcatctgtaaTTGTATCATTGACATTTTTGACTAAGGTTTCTAACTctacaaaaaaaaaatactttctgcagaaaaggaaagctcttGCTCGATCAAATGGGAATAAACGGCAAAAAAAGGGGTTGGAAGCTCAAAGCAGTGAAGAAGACACTGTGCTGAAAATGGAAACTGTTCCAGTTCTGTCACCTGCATTGAATGAGCCAAATGCACTTGCAGTGCTCGCCATGGCAACTGAACCAACTCTATCAACTGAGACAACTATATCAGCTTCAGTGACTGAATTGGATAAGATAGCTATGTctgctgtcagtgactgtgttgaATCTCTGTCTGAAGCGATAATACCGACTTCTGAGCCTTTACCGAATGTGGCAGTGGATTCCTTTGAGTCACTAGAGATAGATAAAGGCGGATCCTTTCAATCTGCACTAACCGAGTCATCTGCATTGCCATTTGAAAATGTTGCAGCTGTTGAAACTGTTCAACTTACACAGACACTGGCATCGGTTGAAACTGTAGGAGCTACTGCAATGTCGCCATCTGTTGAAACTTTACAGCTTGTGCCAACCCAGACGCGCGAGGAACCAGAACCCACATTAACGTCCATAGAAATTGTGCCCCCGGCACAGGCTGCGCAAGATATTGAAACCCTGTCATCTTTCCAGCCAGAACCTCCAACGCCAGTTCCTTCTACTCTAGCAACGTCAATCTTTGAGGACTTGCCTGCTTTAGCTGTAGTGTCAACTTATCAAACATTATCACCCACCAACATGTCTTCTCAGACATCAAACGTATTACTGACTGCAGCAACCGGATCTTTGAAAACAGTGTCTGGCTTCGAAACAGTACTGACGTTGCCCTCTGCGCTCATTGTGCCAATTATGTCAACTCTACCAATTGTGCAAAACCATACAGTTATGCCCCCTGAACCAGTCATTGCAGCTGTAGAAACAGTTATGACCACACTACCTGACACACCGGAAGTACAAGGCGAACATTCGTACTACAAAAATGATCTGACCATTGAGCAACTTGAAGAGATCATTACTAACCTACAGAAAAAGGTGAAAGTTATACAGCAG
This genomic stretch from Heptranchias perlo isolate sHepPer1 chromosome 41, sHepPer1.hap1, whole genome shotgun sequence harbors:
- the LOC137306063 gene encoding THAP domain-containing protein 5-like, encoding MPKNCAVTDCSQHAGQLAADNRKISFYKFPSNDKERLVQWLSNMKREKWVPTQYQYICSEHFTPDSFEWRWGTRYLKADAVPTFFSFPEQPTKRKALARSNGNKRQKKGLEAQSSEEDTVLKMETVPVLSPALNEPNALAVLAMATEPTLSTETTISASVTELDKIAMSAVSDCVESLSEAIIPTSEPLPNVAVDSFESLEIDKGGSFQSALTESSALPFENVAAVETVQLTQTLASVETVGATAMSPSVETLQLVPTQTREEPEPTLTSIEIVPPAQAAQDIETLSSFQPEPPTPVPSTLATSIFEDLPALAVVSTYQTLSPTNMSSQTSNVLLTAATGSLKTVSGFETVLTLPSALIVPIMSTLPIVQNHTVMPPEPVIAAVETVMTTLPDTPEVQGEHSYYKNDLTIEQLEEIITNLQKKVKVIQQRERRNSARLKVMENLVDQLKRENVISEEKLKIMEMTCSQTNAQVINPSNTVAVICEDNGTIIYAIQSSNEDGEVIL